One region of Natronobacterium texcoconense genomic DNA includes:
- a CDS encoding universal stress protein, translating to MHLLVALDDSEPGWAAIEHALSEHPEAEITVVHVMDLTESSYGEFAHLGTDAMRDRRREEATELFEAARDRATAHDVSIETELLEGRPADAVVEYATANAVDRIVVGSHGRTGVSRVLLGSVAERVVRRAPVPVTIVR from the coding sequence ATGCACCTGCTCGTCGCGCTCGACGACTCCGAACCTGGGTGGGCGGCGATCGAGCACGCGCTCTCGGAACACCCCGAGGCCGAGATCACCGTCGTTCACGTGATGGATCTCACCGAGAGCAGCTACGGCGAGTTCGCACATCTCGGTACCGACGCGATGCGTGACCGCCGCCGCGAGGAAGCGACGGAACTGTTCGAGGCCGCTCGCGACCGCGCTACAGCACACGACGTATCGATCGAAACGGAGCTACTCGAGGGACGGCCCGCCGACGCAGTCGTCGAGTACGCGACGGCAAACGCCGTCGATCGAATCGTCGTCGGCAGCCACGGGCGGACGGGCGTCTCGCGGGTGCTGCTGGGGAGCGTGGCCGAGAGGGTCGTTCGCCGTGCGCCGGTTCCGGTGACGATCGTCCGCTGA
- the nrfD gene encoding NrfD/PsrC family molybdoenzyme membrane anchor subunit, which yields MSTKEPREADILRPIKTTSSKYYAAVGIAGLAFLIFLVGWAYQLWEGLVVTGLSDWGTGGGVTWGVYIGAFIWWVGIAHGGIILSAAVRLLGMDRYMPVARLAEMLTLAGLSAAGFYIIVHMGRPDRMVTSVIGHYHITVHNSPLVWDVTVITAYFVLTATYLGLTLRYDISRLRGQLPDHFGPIYSLITIGYSEREDRVVQRMVWWLALAIIIMAPLLLHGGVIPWLFAVLPTYPRWFGGVQGPQFLTIALTSAISGVIILSYAFRRAYDWEHIITDDIFRGLTLWLGFFSLLFLWLQLQQVTAGTFFPPVDLEVAWAATVEHPIYIFSMSLVLAVLAFIFAQTLRPSLFSKERAIVCAVAILSATLLEKVLFVVEGFLHPSFEIYYATPGTYVPSLIEIASITGTIGMVALFFLSIAKVVPVVELHAIEHLREDHGEEGSHD from the coding sequence ATGAGCACGAAAGAGCCGCGGGAGGCCGACATTCTTCGGCCGATCAAGACAACGTCGTCGAAGTATTACGCGGCGGTCGGTATCGCTGGACTGGCATTCCTGATCTTCCTCGTGGGCTGGGCCTACCAGCTCTGGGAAGGACTGGTCGTGACAGGCCTGTCGGACTGGGGGACCGGTGGCGGCGTCACCTGGGGGGTGTACATCGGCGCGTTCATCTGGTGGGTCGGGATCGCCCACGGTGGGATCATCCTCTCGGCAGCGGTTCGCCTGCTCGGAATGGACCGGTACATGCCGGTCGCTCGACTCGCCGAAATGCTCACGCTCGCCGGCCTCTCAGCGGCTGGCTTCTACATTATCGTCCACATGGGCCGTCCGGATCGAATGGTCACGAGCGTCATCGGCCACTACCACATCACGGTCCACAACTCGCCGCTGGTGTGGGACGTGACTGTCATTACGGCCTACTTCGTGCTGACCGCGACCTATCTCGGCCTGACGTTGCGGTACGACATCTCGCGGCTGCGCGGCCAGTTACCGGACCACTTCGGACCGATCTATAGCCTCATCACGATCGGCTACAGCGAGCGAGAAGACCGAGTCGTCCAGCGAATGGTCTGGTGGCTCGCGCTGGCGATCATCATCATGGCACCCCTCTTGCTGCACGGCGGCGTCATTCCGTGGCTGTTCGCGGTGTTACCGACGTATCCGCGCTGGTTCGGTGGCGTCCAGGGGCCGCAGTTCCTCACCATCGCGCTCACGTCGGCCATCAGCGGCGTCATCATCCTCTCCTATGCCTTCCGTCGTGCCTACGACTGGGAACACATCATCACCGACGACATCTTCCGCGGCCTGACGCTGTGGCTCGGCTTCTTCTCGCTGCTGTTCCTCTGGCTACAGCTTCAGCAGGTTACCGCCGGCACGTTCTTCCCACCAGTCGACCTCGAGGTCGCGTGGGCTGCGACGGTCGAGCACCCGATCTACATCTTCTCGATGAGCCTCGTCCTCGCCGTCCTCGCGTTCATCTTCGCCCAGACGCTCCGCCCCTCGCTTTTCTCCAAGGAACGGGCCATCGTCTGTGCGGTCGCGATCCTCTCCGCAACGCTGCTCGAGAAGGTGCTGTTCGTCGTCGAAGGCTTCCTCCACCCGTCGTTCGAGATCTACTACGCGACGCCGGGGACGTACGTGCCGAGTCTGATCGAAATCGCCTCGATCACCGGGACTATCGGCATGGTGGCGCTTTTCTTCCTCTCGATCGCGAAGGTCGTTCCCGTCGTCGAGTTACACGCGATCGAGCACCTGCGCGAGGACCACGGCGAGGAGGGGAGTCACGACTAA
- a CDS encoding putative phosphothreonine lyase domain-containing protein yields the protein MQSPLEITETEQYWLRSRDVSESPTIGGDDYFSEHDVTRPKNVQSDDLPAADSEAVRKIDRDALEEQKTIGKWQITGSAERIDELWPDLVADAEAGTIWAVKAMTTFGYENLPMYDDYLLTVYTPNYFDRQDVFRVREHLREAHDVTHELYYKPDIYTAKGIVADTADEFGVSTPARHIE from the coding sequence ATGCAATCACCGCTCGAAATCACCGAGACAGAGCAGTATTGGCTACGAAGTAGAGACGTAAGTGAATCTCCGACTATTGGAGGTGACGACTACTTTTCAGAACACGACGTTACACGGCCGAAGAACGTACAGTCCGACGATTTGCCAGCAGCAGACAGCGAAGCCGTTCGGAAGATCGACCGCGACGCACTCGAGGAGCAGAAGACAATCGGGAAGTGGCAAATCACGGGGTCAGCAGAGCGGATCGACGAATTGTGGCCTGACCTCGTCGCTGACGCGGAAGCAGGAACTATTTGGGCAGTCAAGGCGATGACGACATTCGGCTACGAGAACCTTCCTATGTACGACGACTATCTCCTCACGGTCTATACGCCGAATTATTTTGACCGCCAAGATGTTTTCCGCGTCAGGGAACACCTCCGCGAAGCACACGACGTTACCCACGAACTGTACTACAAGCCGGATATTTATACCGCGAAGGGAATTGTTGCGGACACAGCCGACGAATTTGGCGTTTCCACCCCTGCCCGGCACATCGAGTAG
- a CDS encoding triose-phosphate isomerase — protein MGLSYPYFLVNVKTYEGTAGADGLAFAEAVERVADDTGRRFAVAPQSPDLRLVAEHVDLPVVAQTAVRREDGGMGAVTCEAVAAAGADAVFVNHPENEAAFGDVGPLVDRCTELGLESIVCVDSLETGRAALTFDPDCLLFEQPGDIASEEGMVRTHPERLESFVELVADESPETKVFVGGGIRTSEDVERAFDCGVDATGAASAAVEAEDREAWLRSIAVALPR, from the coding sequence ATGGGACTGTCGTACCCGTACTTTCTGGTCAACGTCAAGACCTACGAGGGGACGGCCGGGGCGGACGGCCTCGCCTTTGCAGAGGCCGTCGAACGCGTCGCGGACGACACCGGCCGTCGGTTCGCCGTCGCACCCCAGTCGCCCGACCTGCGGCTGGTCGCCGAGCACGTCGACCTCCCCGTCGTCGCCCAGACCGCGGTCCGCCGCGAAGACGGCGGGATGGGCGCGGTCACGTGCGAGGCCGTCGCCGCAGCGGGTGCCGACGCCGTCTTCGTCAACCACCCCGAGAACGAGGCCGCGTTCGGCGACGTCGGCCCGCTCGTCGATCGGTGTACGGAACTGGGACTCGAGTCGATCGTCTGCGTCGACAGCCTCGAGACAGGGCGTGCAGCCCTCACGTTCGATCCGGACTGTCTGCTCTTCGAGCAGCCGGGCGATATCGCGTCCGAGGAGGGGATGGTCAGGACACATCCCGAGCGACTCGAGTCGTTCGTCGAGCTGGTCGCCGACGAGTCACCCGAGACGAAGGTCTTCGTCGGCGGCGGAATCAGGACGAGTGAGGACGTCGAGCGAGCGTTCGACTGCGGCGTCGACGCCACCGGCGCGGCATCCGCGGCGGTCGAAGCCGAGGACAGGGAGGCGTGGTTGCGATCGATCGCGGTCGCGCTTCCGCGCTAA
- a CDS encoding DUF7557 family protein, whose protein sequence is MTHTLEIDDDLKDRIESHRDEGQSPEEFVAELVAMYETEGTFLQEGYSE, encoded by the coding sequence ATGACGCACACGCTCGAGATCGACGACGACCTCAAGGACCGCATCGAAAGCCACCGCGACGAGGGACAGTCACCCGAGGAGTTCGTCGCGGAACTCGTCGCGATGTACGAGACCGAAGGTACCTTCCTCCAGGAAGGGTACTCCGAGTAG
- a CDS encoding aminotransferase class V-fold PLP-dependent enzyme, producing the protein MDPIDVRETIPALESTTYCNWGAGGPSPRRVVDAAASALEDHEFRAPTAEGMYPAAFDAYDESRRRVADLLEADESEIALTESTSDGINRIATAFDWSDDDVVVRTDLEHPAGVLPWQRLEREYGVDVRVLETECGRIDLEDVKALAPEATLFCVSSLTWTHGTRLPVADLVDIAHDGGASVLVDAVQSPGQVPVDVHEWGADFVVGAGHKWLVAPFGSGFLYVREGAERDLVPAAIGYRSVADPEAGEYQYETGARRFEVGTASPVAHAGLVEAIDLLEAVGLETVQSRIESLTDRLKEGVPNEQLSSPREYESGLVTIAVDDPDRTVDRLADEGVIVRSIPDGGLRVSLHAYNTREDVDRVLEAL; encoded by the coding sequence ATGGATCCGATCGACGTTCGTGAGACCATACCTGCCCTCGAGTCGACCACCTACTGCAATTGGGGTGCAGGTGGTCCCAGCCCCCGACGAGTCGTCGACGCGGCGGCGTCGGCACTCGAGGACCACGAGTTTCGAGCACCCACGGCCGAGGGGATGTATCCGGCAGCGTTCGACGCCTACGACGAGTCCAGACGCCGCGTCGCCGACCTGCTCGAGGCCGACGAGAGCGAGATCGCACTCACCGAGAGCACGAGCGACGGCATCAACCGTATCGCGACGGCGTTCGACTGGAGCGACGACGACGTCGTCGTCCGAACGGACCTCGAGCATCCCGCCGGCGTACTGCCGTGGCAACGCCTCGAGCGCGAGTACGGCGTGGACGTGCGCGTGCTCGAGACCGAGTGCGGCCGCATCGACCTCGAGGACGTGAAAGCCCTCGCACCCGAAGCGACCCTGTTCTGTGTGAGTTCACTCACCTGGACTCACGGCACCCGGCTTCCGGTCGCCGACCTCGTCGATATCGCACACGACGGCGGCGCGTCCGTGCTGGTCGACGCCGTCCAGTCACCCGGTCAGGTCCCCGTCGACGTTCACGAGTGGGGTGCCGACTTCGTCGTCGGTGCCGGCCACAAGTGGCTCGTCGCACCCTTCGGCTCCGGCTTCCTCTACGTCCGCGAGGGGGCCGAACGGGATCTCGTTCCGGCCGCGATCGGCTACCGCAGCGTAGCCGACCCGGAGGCAGGCGAGTACCAGTACGAGACGGGCGCACGACGGTTCGAGGTCGGTACCGCGAGCCCGGTCGCCCACGCCGGACTGGTCGAGGCGATCGACCTGCTCGAGGCGGTCGGCCTCGAGACCGTCCAGTCACGGATCGAGTCACTCACCGATCGGCTCAAGGAAGGGGTTCCGAACGAGCAACTCTCGAGTCCACGGGAGTACGAGTCCGGACTCGTTACGATCGCAGTCGACGATCCCGACCGAACCGTCGACCGACTCGCCGACGAGGGCGTGATCGTGCGGTCGATTCCCGACGGTGGCCTCAGAGTCTCGCTTCACGCGTACAACACTCGAGAAGACGTCGATCGGGTGCTCGAGGCGCTGTAG